In Paralichthys olivaceus isolate ysfri-2021 chromosome 1, ASM2471397v2, whole genome shotgun sequence, the following are encoded in one genomic region:
- the LOC109648306 gene encoding fibrous sheath CABYR-binding protein yields MGNKLSRKKKGYDVSDPKEAKDEIAALAARAEESAKVKDGALATGAEVTAEANNVVKEVATSAVAAVTEAAAAPEEPKTAVAPEEPKTAPPEEPAAAAQEEAAPVQEVVAAAEETAPVAIEPAAAAAEAAPVAIEPAAAAEEAAPAAIEPAAAAAEAAPVAIEPAAAAEEAAPVIEEPALVAVESAPVAEEPAAAAVETAPVVEEPVVIATAPAAEKMVLAVEESAPVELPEAVTAAAEEPVQSEPEPEPAAAPAPEVLPVEEPAAVVESVPEIEVVPVITEEAPKEQEPEAIPETVTEPEVTVEETVVPAAVLEPEPVAEPAAVLEQAQEPEKILEPEPVKAPELEPEPEQAPAPEKLPEQEVEQEPEPELEQSPEPAEPEKVLQPEPEQEAQPVEPAAEEQVEEAEPEPIVASQTVEVEVPEILETAAEEITAAEPQAPEPIPEIFISESVSASDITAESEKVAEASAEEVPSPEPEVESKMENGDLESPSVAEDAAEVVAIPAVNGECTDSAATTVTPTKECVNGSDEPEEMPIKEKSDFDLKKDMNLSGDVQEVPDAVPDMVEGLGTEVTQAV; encoded by the coding sequence ATGGGAAACAAACTGAGCCGGAAGAAGAAGGGATATGATGTGAGCGACCCGAAAGAAGCGAAGGATGAGATTGCGGCGTTAGCGGCTCGTGCAGAGGAGTCGGCCAAAGTGAAGGATGGAGCCCTGGCCACAGGAGCTGAGGTGACAGCTGAGGCCAACAATGTGGTGAAGGAAGTTGCGACGTCAGCTGTGGCagcagtaactgaagctgcAGCGGCTCCAGAAGAGCCTAAAACTGCAGTGGCTCCAGAAGAGCCTAAAACTGCACCTCCAGAAgaaccagctgctgcagcacaagagGAGGCTGCTCCAGTACAGGAAGTagttgcagcagcagaggaaacagctCCAGTCGCAATAgagcctgctgctgcagcagcagaagcagctccAGTCGCAAtagaacctgctgctgcagcagaggaagcagCTCCAGCCGCAAtagaacctgctgctgcagcagcagaagcagctccAGTCGCAAtagaacctgctgctgcagcagaggaagcagCTCCAGTCATAGAAGAACCCGCTTTAGTAGCAGTGGAATCGGCTCCAGTTGCAGAAgaaccagctgcagcagcagtggaaacaGCTCCAGTAGTTGAAGAACCAGTTGTAATAGCAACTGCCCCAGCAGCAGAAAAAATGGTTCTGGCAGTGGAAGAGTCAGCCCCAGTAGAGCTCCCAGAGGccgtcacagcagcagcagaggaacctGTGCAAagtgaacctgaacctgaacctgcaGCTGCACCTGCACCTGAAGTCCTACCTGTAGAAGAACCGGCTGCAGTTGTGGAATCTGTGCCAGAAATAGAGGTTGTTCCTGTCATCACAGAGGAAGCACCAAAGGAACAAGAGCCAGAAGCCATCCCAGAGACTGTTACTGAGCCTGAAGTGACTGTGGAGGAGACAGTGGTGCCTGCTGCTGTCCTTGAACCTGAGCCAGTGGCTGAACCAGCTGCAGTATTGGAGCAAGCCCAAGAACCAGAGAAAATCCTAGAGCCAGAGCCAGTGAAAGCTCCCGAGCTGGAACCCGAACCAGAGCAAGCCCCGGCTCCAGAGAAATTACCTGAACAAGAGGTAGAGCAGGAACCAGAGCCAGAGCTAGAACAATCACCAGAGCCTGCAGAACCAGAGAAAGTACTGCAACCAGAGCCTGAGCAAGAGGCTCAACCAGTGgaaccagcagcagaggaacaagTAGAAGAAGCTGAGCCAGAACCGATCGTAGCCTCTCAGACTGTGGAGGTAGAAGTACCTGAGATCTTGgagactgcagcagaggagatcaCCGCAGCTGAGCCACAAGCACCAGAACCCATCCCTGAGATCTTCATCTCAGAGTCAGTATCTGCCAGCGATATCACCGCTGAGTCTGAAAAGGTCGCTGAAGCCTCTGCGGAAGAGGTGCCTAGCCCTGAGCCTGAGGTCGAAAGCAAGATGGAGAATGGAGATCTAGAGAGCCCTTCTGTTGCAGAGGATGCGGCAGAAGTAGTTGCAATTCCAGCTGTGAATGGAGAGTGCACAGATTCCGCTGCCACTACTGTCACGCCGACAAAGGAGTGTGTTAATGGAAGTGACGAGCCAGAGGAGATGCCTATTAAGGAGAAGAGTGACTTTGATCTGAAAAAGGACATGAACCTGAGCGGGGATGTCCAGGAAGTTCCCGACGCAGTTCCCGACATGGTGGAGGGTCTTGGCACCGAGGTCACCCAAGCGGTCTGA